In the genome of Myroides phaeus, one region contains:
- the cls gene encoding cardiolipin synthase, producing the protein MFFRIQADWFIYFEIIYFLIAIGVAIRIVYDTDSISKTLAYLLLIFFVPILGMLFYFSFGINYRKRKMYSKKLKVNDDYSERLSKRLREVHLDLGENGNPIVNKNRSFINMLSNPALGDGPLLVGNKAEILENGEEFFPRLLQDLKQARKSIHIEYYIFENSDIGREIEEVLIAKAKEGIEVRFIYDDFGCRDIRKNIARNLRANGVEAYAFNEIILLAFANRLNYRNHRKIVVIDGLIGYTGGINISDRYDNRKKELNEFFWRDTHLRIEGPGAYGLQYVFLADWNFCSKQSIAFDEKYFPKVARDVAGNVPVQVISSGPDSDVPSILYSVLKAIQTAQSEVLITTPYYIPDESLQLAIKMAVLSGKKVKIILPGITDSHIVKLASESYFQELLEYGVEIYLYKKGFIHAKTFVTDSGVSSIGTCNLDHRSFDLNFEVNVITYDEAFANKMRQMFYNDCKDSIKLELSFWNKRSNWHRLKNSFIRLFSPLL; encoded by the coding sequence ATGTTTTTTAGAATACAAGCAGATTGGTTTATATATTTTGAAATTATATATTTTTTAATTGCTATCGGTGTAGCTATTCGAATTGTATATGATACAGATTCTATTTCTAAAACCTTAGCTTATTTACTCCTTATTTTTTTTGTGCCTATTTTGGGAATGTTGTTTTATTTTTCTTTTGGTATTAATTACCGCAAGAGAAAAATGTATTCTAAAAAGTTAAAGGTAAATGATGACTATAGTGAACGTTTGTCAAAGCGCCTACGAGAAGTCCATTTAGATTTAGGTGAAAATGGCAATCCAATTGTAAATAAAAATCGCTCATTCATCAATATGTTATCTAATCCTGCATTAGGAGATGGACCTTTGTTGGTTGGCAATAAGGCTGAAATATTAGAGAATGGAGAGGAGTTTTTTCCGAGGTTGCTACAAGATTTAAAGCAAGCAAGAAAAAGTATTCATATCGAATATTATATTTTTGAAAATAGTGACATTGGGAGAGAAATAGAAGAGGTATTAATAGCAAAGGCAAAAGAAGGAATTGAGGTTAGATTCATATATGATGATTTTGGTTGTCGAGATATAAGAAAAAATATAGCTCGTAATTTAAGAGCAAATGGAGTAGAAGCTTATGCTTTTAATGAAATTATACTATTGGCTTTTGCAAATCGACTTAATTATAGAAATCACCGCAAAATTGTCGTTATAGACGGACTTATTGGTTATACGGGAGGAATAAATATATCTGATAGATATGACAACCGTAAAAAGGAGTTAAATGAGTTTTTCTGGCGTGACACACATCTTCGTATAGAAGGGCCTGGTGCATATGGACTACAATATGTATTTTTAGCGGATTGGAATTTTTGTAGCAAGCAGTCAATTGCTTTTGATGAAAAGTATTTTCCTAAAGTAGCAAGGGATGTTGCAGGAAATGTGCCTGTACAGGTGATTTCTTCTGGACCGGACTCAGATGTGCCTTCTATCCTTTATAGTGTCTTAAAAGCAATACAAACAGCCCAGAGTGAGGTGTTGATAACAACTCCATATTATATTCCAGACGAATCATTACAGTTGGCTATAAAAATGGCCGTATTAAGTGGTAAAAAGGTAAAGATTATCTTACCTGGTATTACAGACTCACATATTGTAAAACTAGCATCAGAATCTTATTTCCAAGAACTCTTAGAGTACGGTGTTGAGATTTATCTGTATAAAAAAGGGTTTATTCACGCTAAGACTTTTGTGACAGATTCAGGGGTAAGCTCAATTGGTACGTGTAATTTAGATCACAGAAGTTTTGATTTGAATTTTGAAGTTAATGTAATTACTTATGATGAAGCTTTTGCTAATAAGATGAGACAAATGTTCTATAATGATTGTAAGGATTCAATTAAATTAGAATTGAGCTTTTGGAATAAACGATCTAATTGGCATCGACTGAAAAATAGTTTCATTCGATTATTTTCGCCATTATTATAA
- the idi gene encoding isopentenyl-diphosphate Delta-isomerase, producing the protein MKEEFVILVNEKDEQIGSMEKIEAHQKALLHRAFSVFILNDKNEVMLQQRASEKYHSPLLWTNTCCSHQRVGETNIEAGRRRLMEEMGFEVPLKDVFNFIYKAPFDNGLTEHEFDHVMIGYYNEEPNINLEEVEAWKWMSVEGIKLDMEKHPEIYTEWFKIIFSKFYHYIEAQKK; encoded by the coding sequence ATGAAAGAAGAATTTGTGATATTAGTTAATGAAAAAGACGAACAGATAGGTTCAATGGAAAAAATTGAAGCGCATCAAAAAGCTTTATTGCATCGTGCTTTTTCTGTTTTTATTTTAAATGATAAAAATGAAGTTATGTTACAGCAACGTGCTTCAGAGAAATATCACTCTCCTTTGTTATGGACAAATACCTGTTGTAGTCACCAACGTGTAGGTGAAACTAATATAGAGGCAGGTAGAAGACGTTTGATGGAAGAAATGGGATTTGAAGTACCATTGAAAGATGTTTTTAATTTTATTTATAAAGCGCCTTTTGACAATGGACTTACAGAACATGAATTCGATCACGTAATGATAGGGTATTATAATGAAGAGCCTAATATTAATTTAGAAGAAGTAGAAGCTTGGAAATGGATGTCTGTTGAAGGGATTAAATTAGATATGGAGAAACATCCAGAAATTTATACTGAATGGTTTAAAATAATCTTTTCTAAGTTTTACCATTATATAGAGGCTCAAAAAAAGTAA
- a CDS encoding ATP-dependent DNA helicase RecQ: MKSTEIDLHKELKRFFGFSQFKGLQEDVVKSIISGQNTFVIMPTGGGKSLCYQLPALVLEGTAIVVSPLIALMKNQVDAIRSLSSEHGVAHVLNSSLTKTEINQVKEDIKNGVTKLLYVAPESLTKEEYVSFLQGEKLSFVAIDEAHCISEWGHDFRPEYRNLRNIIRHLGDIPIIGLTATATPKVQEDILKNLEIPDANVFKASFNRPNLYYEIRPKTKNIETDIIRFIKQHSGKSGVIYCLSRKKVEEIANVLQVNGVSAVPYHAGLDAKTRAKHQDMFLMEDVDVVVATIAFGMGIDKPDVRYVIHHDIPKSLESYYQETGRAGRDGGEGHCLAYYAYKDIEKLEKFMAGKPIAEQEIGYALLQEVVAYAETSMSRRKFLLHYFGEEFDEVNGDGADMDDNTRNPKKKVEAKDEVVKLLQVIKDTKQVYKTKEVIFNLLGKVNALLKVNKTDTQEFFGIGKEHDEKYWMALVRQVLVADFLRKDIEAYGVLKLTELGLNFIQNPESFMMTEDHEYSREITDGDLNISKSNSVADAVLIGILKDLRKKVAKKAGVPPFVVFQDPSLEEMGLKYPITLEEMANIIGVSEGKAKKYGNDFVDVIKKYVEENDIIRPDDLVVKSTGANSALKLYIIQSVDRKLSLDDIASAKGLDMDALLKEMEQIVYSGTKLNISYWIDDVLDEDQQEEIYDYFMESETDNIKAAMAEFDGDYDTEELRLMRIQFMTKEAN; this comes from the coding sequence ATGAAATCAACTGAAATTGACTTGCACAAGGAGTTAAAGAGATTTTTTGGCTTTTCACAGTTCAAAGGTCTTCAGGAAGATGTGGTCAAAAGTATTATCTCAGGACAAAATACTTTTGTGATTATGCCTACAGGAGGAGGGAAATCTCTTTGCTATCAATTACCAGCTTTAGTATTAGAAGGTACAGCTATTGTTGTTTCTCCATTAATTGCGTTAATGAAGAATCAAGTTGATGCAATCCGTAGTTTGTCTTCCGAACATGGAGTTGCTCACGTTTTGAATTCATCTTTAACAAAGACTGAAATTAATCAGGTAAAAGAGGATATTAAAAATGGGGTTACCAAGTTGCTATATGTAGCACCAGAGTCTCTGACTAAAGAGGAGTATGTGAGCTTTTTACAAGGTGAGAAATTATCATTCGTCGCTATTGACGAAGCACATTGTATTTCTGAATGGGGTCACGATTTTAGACCTGAATATAGAAACCTTCGTAATATAATTAGACATTTAGGAGATATTCCTATCATTGGGTTAACAGCAACTGCTACCCCAAAAGTTCAAGAGGATATTTTAAAGAATTTAGAAATACCCGATGCAAACGTTTTTAAAGCCTCATTTAATAGACCTAATTTGTACTATGAAATAAGGCCGAAAACAAAAAATATTGAAACAGATATTATTCGTTTTATAAAGCAGCATAGTGGTAAATCTGGGGTTATTTACTGTTTAAGTAGAAAGAAAGTTGAGGAGATTGCTAATGTACTTCAAGTAAATGGAGTTAGTGCAGTACCTTACCACGCTGGTTTAGATGCAAAGACTCGTGCAAAACATCAAGATATGTTTTTGATGGAGGATGTAGATGTAGTTGTAGCTACTATTGCATTTGGTATGGGAATTGACAAGCCAGATGTACGGTATGTAATTCACCACGATATTCCGAAATCATTAGAAAGTTATTACCAAGAAACGGGTAGGGCAGGACGTGATGGAGGTGAAGGACATTGTTTAGCTTATTATGCTTATAAGGATATTGAGAAACTTGAAAAGTTTATGGCTGGTAAGCCTATAGCAGAGCAAGAGATCGGTTATGCTTTGTTGCAAGAGGTTGTAGCTTATGCTGAAACTTCAATGTCAAGAAGAAAATTCTTACTGCACTATTTTGGAGAAGAGTTTGACGAAGTGAATGGTGACGGTGCTGATATGGATGATAATACTCGTAATCCTAAGAAGAAAGTAGAAGCAAAAGATGAAGTAGTAAAATTGCTTCAAGTTATTAAGGATACTAAGCAAGTTTATAAAACTAAGGAAGTGATTTTTAATTTATTAGGTAAGGTTAATGCGTTGCTTAAAGTAAATAAAACTGATACACAAGAGTTTTTCGGTATTGGTAAAGAGCACGATGAGAAATATTGGATGGCTTTAGTTAGACAAGTCTTAGTTGCTGATTTTTTACGAAAAGACATCGAAGCTTATGGTGTATTAAAGCTGACAGAATTGGGATTGAATTTTATTCAAAATCCGGAATCATTTATGATGACAGAGGATCACGAATATTCAAGAGAAATTACTGATGGTGATCTAAATATATCTAAATCTAATTCGGTTGCTGACGCTGTTCTTATTGGTATTCTTAAAGATTTAAGAAAGAAAGTGGCTAAGAAAGCAGGTGTTCCTCCTTTTGTTGTTTTTCAAGATCCATCATTGGAAGAGATGGGATTAAAATATCCTATTACACTTGAAGAAATGGCTAATATCATAGGGGTTAGTGAAGGAAAAGCAAAGAAATATGGAAACGACTTTGTTGATGTTATTAAAAAATATGTAGAAGAGAATGATATTATTAGACCAGATGATTTAGTTGTTAAATCAACAGGTGCAAATTCTGCATTAAAGTTATACATTATTCAAAGTGTAGATAGAAAATTATCTCTTGATGATATTGCAAGTGCTAAAGGATTAGATATGGATGCTTTATTGAAAGAGATGGAGCAGATTGTTTATTCAGGGACTAAATTAAATATCAGTTATTGGATAGATGATGTGTTAGATGAAGATCAACAAGAAGAGATTTATGATTATTTCATGGAATCTGAAACTGACAATATAAAGGCAGCAATGGCTGAGTTTGATGGTGATTATGATACTGAAGAGTTGCGATTAATGCGTATTCAGTTTATGACGAAAGAAGCAAACTAA
- a CDS encoding alpha/beta hydrolase: protein MNLHFTYQDYITHQHTFANDYEGRVVTTLIESKRNQKEAYKSVLYIHGFCDYFFQKHIMEYFNSVGINFYALDLRKCGRSLLTHQHPNYCQSLDEYFPDIEFGLDFILNDNKETQIYLLGHSTGGLLATYYAKFGKKRERIGGLILNSPFLDFNIPFYVKPFVSFFAKNRKNSNPFGCIDGLPEIYGESLHKDYKGNWDYDKRLKPIKPFPVFYAWILAVKQAQDRLVKSSDLGELPILLLYSSKSGNPKKWNETVFESDIVLNVNDIKRVGNRLSNVVVDACVDNGIHDLFLSKDEVIKKVQSKVREFLLKY from the coding sequence ATGAACCTACATTTTACGTATCAAGATTATATAACACATCAACATACTTTTGCAAACGATTATGAGGGTAGGGTAGTTACTACGCTTATCGAATCGAAAAGAAACCAAAAAGAGGCATATAAATCTGTTTTATATATACACGGTTTTTGTGATTATTTCTTTCAAAAGCATATCATGGAATACTTTAATTCTGTAGGAATTAATTTCTATGCTCTTGATTTAAGAAAATGTGGTAGGTCTCTTCTTACACATCAACACCCAAATTATTGCCAAAGCTTAGACGAGTATTTTCCTGATATAGAGTTTGGTTTAGATTTTATTCTAAACGACAATAAAGAGACTCAAATTTATCTTTTAGGACATAGTACAGGGGGACTTTTAGCAACTTATTACGCTAAATTTGGAAAGAAGAGGGAGAGGATAGGAGGATTGATTTTAAACTCTCCATTTTTAGATTTCAATATTCCTTTTTACGTGAAACCGTTTGTAAGCTTTTTTGCTAAAAATAGAAAGAACAGTAATCCTTTTGGATGTATAGATGGATTACCAGAAATATATGGCGAGTCCTTACATAAAGATTATAAAGGCAATTGGGATTATGACAAACGATTAAAACCAATTAAGCCTTTTCCAGTATTTTATGCTTGGATACTTGCTGTGAAACAAGCACAAGATAGGTTGGTGAAATCTTCTGATTTAGGTGAATTGCCAATTTTACTATTGTATAGTTCAAAATCGGGTAATCCTAAAAAGTGGAATGAAACAGTATTTGAATCAGATATTGTATTAAATGTAAATGATATTAAACGGGTAGGAAATAGATTGAGTAATGTAGTTGTAGATGCTTGTGTTGATAATGGTATACACGATTTATTTTTATCCAAAGATGAAGTTATAAAAAAGGTGCAAAGTAAAGTAAGAGAGTTTCTTTTAAAATATTAA
- a CDS encoding type I phosphomannose isomerase catalytic subunit — protein MNFIQYPILFNPILKDRIWGGTKLESVLGKDIHSSEVGESWEISGVPNDISVVANGAYKSMELDKLIRAYPQEVLGNSIIERFGLHFPLLFKFLDAKEDLSIQLHPNDLLAKTRHDSCGKTEMWYVMQADPGARVVVDFKEGVTQESYLEHLNKNTLPSILKEIPVKKGDVFFIDAGTIHAIGKGVLLAEIQQTSDITYRVYDWGRVDAKGNSRELHVDLALDAIDYNKKEVELQYSQEKNTINKIVECPFFSVNYIPLKGEFFKQKDSQRFYIYVVTEGECAMTIGSEKYQFQKGNTILVPAIIENIQLSGNATLLEIFVS, from the coding sequence ATGAATTTTATACAGTATCCAATACTATTTAATCCAATACTAAAGGATCGAATATGGGGAGGAACGAAGCTAGAATCAGTACTTGGAAAAGATATTCATTCTAGTGAAGTAGGAGAGAGTTGGGAGATTTCTGGAGTGCCTAACGACATTAGTGTTGTAGCTAATGGAGCATATAAGAGTATGGAGTTGGATAAACTTATTAGAGCTTATCCACAAGAAGTATTGGGTAATTCAATCATAGAACGTTTTGGATTACATTTTCCATTATTATTTAAGTTTTTAGATGCTAAGGAAGATCTGTCAATTCAGTTGCATCCAAATGATTTATTAGCAAAAACACGTCACGATTCTTGTGGTAAAACAGAAATGTGGTATGTTATGCAAGCAGATCCAGGAGCAAGAGTTGTAGTTGACTTTAAAGAAGGGGTTACTCAAGAAAGTTATTTAGAACACTTAAATAAGAATACATTACCTTCTATTCTTAAAGAAATTCCTGTTAAGAAGGGAGACGTTTTCTTTATAGACGCAGGTACTATCCATGCAATTGGAAAAGGAGTCTTACTTGCTGAAATTCAGCAAACATCTGATATTACTTACCGTGTTTATGATTGGGGAAGAGTTGATGCTAAAGGCAATTCAAGAGAACTGCACGTGGATTTAGCTTTAGATGCTATAGATTATAATAAGAAAGAAGTAGAATTACAATATTCACAAGAAAAGAATACTATCAATAAAATAGTGGAGTGCCCGTTTTTCTCCGTTAACTATATTCCTTTAAAAGGAGAGTTTTTTAAACAAAAAGATTCTCAAAGGTTTTATATTTATGTAGTTACAGAAGGGGAGTGTGCAATGACTATTGGTTCTGAGAAGTATCAATTTCAAAAAGGGAATACAATTTTAGTACCAGCGATAATTGAAAATATTCAATTGTCAGGGAATGCTACACTTTTAGAAATATTTGTTTCTTAA
- a CDS encoding TIGR00730 family Rossman fold protein produces MRYTVFCGSSSGSKTLFKTEAYRLGQTMANHKIGLVYGGARVGLMGAVADGALEHGGEVIGVLPTFLKSVELEHTRLTDLIIVETMHERKAKMDELSDGIIAMPGGYGTLEEFFEMLTWAQLGLHKKPVALLNIDDFYTPLLQMADSMVANGFLKQENRDMIVVANNIDDLLVLMKTYVAPTTVKWIK; encoded by the coding sequence ATGAGATATACAGTTTTTTGTGGTTCGAGTTCAGGATCAAAAACATTGTTTAAAACAGAAGCTTATCGACTGGGGCAAACAATGGCTAATCACAAAATAGGCTTGGTCTACGGAGGAGCAAGAGTCGGTTTAATGGGCGCAGTAGCAGATGGCGCACTTGAGCACGGGGGAGAGGTAATAGGTGTTTTACCTACTTTCTTAAAAAGTGTTGAGTTGGAACATACTCGTTTAACCGATTTAATCATTGTAGAAACGATGCACGAACGCAAAGCTAAAATGGACGAATTGTCTGATGGTATTATTGCAATGCCAGGTGGATATGGTACATTGGAAGAGTTTTTTGAGATGTTGACTTGGGCACAATTAGGTTTGCATAAAAAGCCAGTTGCCTTGTTAAATATAGATGACTTCTATACTCCGTTGTTACAAATGGCAGATTCAATGGTAGCAAATGGTTTTTTAAAACAGGAAAATAGAGATATGATTGTAGTTGCAAATAATATTGATGATCTTCTTGTGTTGATGAAAACTTATGTAGCTCCTACAACAGTTAAGTGGATTAAGTAA
- a CDS encoding MoaF-related domain-containing protein, with protein MKRIALIMITVGLFTMVSCKQNESTREEVKSEATISLDLIGKKGEISFPEMSAITDYTSEKTLHWSTKAKDGTVNQGDEQVSYKRLSEELHFLNWIEKTGFTVSQIINTKTGEVKAFWSWTNESGKRESSFVDGTFTYVK; from the coding sequence ATGAAACGAATAGCACTAATTATGATTACTGTTGGTTTATTTACAATGGTAAGCTGTAAACAGAATGAAAGTACAAGAGAAGAAGTTAAAAGCGAAGCAACAATTTCTTTGGATTTAATTGGTAAAAAGGGCGAAATTTCTTTTCCAGAAATGAGTGCCATAACTGATTATACAAGTGAGAAAACATTGCATTGGAGTACAAAGGCAAAAGATGGTACTGTTAATCAAGGAGATGAACAAGTAAGTTATAAAAGGTTGTCAGAGGAGTTACACTTTTTGAATTGGATTGAGAAAACTGGCTTTACAGTGAGTCAAATAATCAATACTAAAACGGGAGAAGTCAAAGCTTTTTGGTCTTGGACAAATGAATCAGGAAAACGTGAAAGTTCTTTTGTAGACGGTACATTTACGTATGTTAAGTAA
- a CDS encoding 6-pyruvoyl trahydropterin synthase family protein, producing the protein MKLRVSRKAHFNSAHRLFRKEWSDEKNQRIFGKCNNPNYHGHNYELIVHVTGELDLETGFVMDLKELSDLIKREIEEAFDHKNLNLDVPEFANLIPSAENIAVVIWQKLRPFIPQDKELEVELYETARNFVSYKGEN; encoded by the coding sequence ATGAAATTAAGAGTTAGTCGTAAAGCCCATTTTAATTCAGCACATCGCTTGTTTAGAAAAGAATGGTCTGATGAAAAAAATCAAAGGATTTTTGGGAAATGTAATAACCCCAATTATCATGGTCATAACTATGAACTGATAGTTCATGTTACTGGCGAATTGGACTTAGAGACTGGTTTTGTAATGGATTTGAAAGAGCTTTCAGATTTGATTAAGAGAGAGATAGAAGAAGCCTTTGATCATAAAAACCTGAATTTAGATGTTCCTGAGTTTGCAAATTTAATTCCATCTGCTGAAAATATAGCTGTGGTAATATGGCAAAAATTAAGACCTTTTATTCCACAGGATAAAGAGTTAGAAGTAGAATTATATGAGACTGCAAGAAATTTTGTTTCTTATAAAGGAGAAAACTAA
- a CDS encoding Crp/Fnr family transcriptional regulator, with product MTKACLISNFEKKGVALSNVEREIIMNTFQTKLLKKKEYLLEAGTICDFEAFVVQGCFRVFCVDETGEEHIVHFSIEDWWLADLESYNFNKPSKLYIQALEDSEILIIHKKEKEELYTKVAPLERIYRIMTQQECVALQRRIVNELSMTGAQKYDDFCERYPLLVQRLTNIQIASYLGITQEFLSKIRKKRI from the coding sequence ATGACAAAAGCTTGTTTGATATCTAATTTTGAGAAGAAAGGTGTTGCGCTTTCAAATGTAGAGCGAGAAATAATTATGAATACTTTTCAAACAAAATTACTTAAGAAGAAAGAGTATTTGTTAGAAGCTGGTACTATTTGTGACTTTGAAGCTTTTGTTGTACAAGGATGTTTTCGTGTTTTCTGTGTTGATGAAACAGGAGAAGAACATATCGTTCACTTCTCTATAGAAGATTGGTGGTTGGCAGATTTAGAGAGTTATAATTTTAACAAGCCTTCTAAGCTTTATATCCAGGCTTTAGAAGACAGCGAAATATTGATTATTCATAAAAAGGAGAAAGAGGAACTTTATACTAAGGTTGCGCCACTTGAACGAATTTATAGAATTATGACACAACAAGAATGTGTTGCTTTACAAAGGCGTATCGTTAATGAGTTGTCTATGACAGGGGCTCAAAAGTATGACGACTTTTGTGAACGTTATCCTTTGTTGGTACAGAGGTTGACTAATATTCAAATTGCGTCTTATTTAGGTATTACACAAGAGTTCTTGAGTAAAATCAGAAAAAAACGCATTTAG
- a CDS encoding TonB-dependent receptor domain-containing protein, giving the protein MKFKLSIFLFLTMVCSTFAQQKGKITGIVFDKTLNEAVPYATISLKDGEAIVTGQMTAEDGKFELSAPMKKYTIEVQFIGYKTFTKEFELTEAIQNFGYINLQPEATTLDGVNIVAEQSTIEQKIDRKVINVGKDLTTVGATASEIMNNIPSVNVDQDGKISLRGNENVRILIDGRPTNISADQLLKQIPSTSIKSIELITNPSAKYNPEGMSGIINIVLHKNTADGFNGSVDTGLTIAKTPKTTNSLNLNYRQGKLNFFGNGSFSSGKYKNEGDMVRHDISSPTEIRMRSKNNSYLYKVGVDYYIDDNNTLSFYTNQSNGSNDLDLYTSTVYPKGDFEDIFQKTYYDGSSRYSSYNLAYKHLFEKKGHTLDVEVNLNDNKRTNDGDYNTKTGIANNLYQDFSVDKSTMTTVNVDYVNPLNDHTKLEIGAEARISRAENNFNTTLVGKDIVNNDYNQDIYSAYVTFGQNYGKFNYQVGTRLESYKVDSKTAGKTIFKDDYVTLYPSVYLGYNMTDNDMFNLSYSRRVDRPSVSQTNPIRQFSTPLMSMVGNPELKPQFTNSIELNYTRMFAKQSSITAGVYYRNINKEINHVIYKDPLNDNPNALLMTYDNYKSNDAYGFEVSANIKVTPWWDMQPAIDFSSIKQTGVVSEIKTTAQGIETEMIMRSITANAFNARLNSNFKATKNLRFNLFGFYRGGVDGITSDSKEMYKIDAGVRYSLLNNKMSISARVNDIFNTMKYGYNSIYPYPATGEFRWESRSLYIGVNYMFGGAKNRALQRKYRDSNTKQSSGGGGGLF; this is encoded by the coding sequence ATGAAATTTAAACTAAGCATTTTCCTTTTTTTAACCATGGTGTGCTCTACGTTTGCACAACAAAAAGGAAAAATAACAGGTATCGTTTTCGATAAAACGCTTAATGAAGCAGTTCCTTATGCTACAATTTCTTTGAAAGATGGTGAGGCTATTGTAACAGGTCAGATGACCGCAGAAGACGGAAAATTTGAGCTATCTGCTCCGATGAAAAAATATACAATCGAAGTACAATTTATTGGTTACAAAACATTTACTAAAGAATTCGAATTAACTGAAGCTATTCAGAACTTTGGATATATTAACCTACAACCTGAAGCGACAACTTTAGATGGTGTTAATATTGTAGCTGAGCAATCTACTATTGAACAAAAGATCGACAGAAAAGTAATTAATGTTGGAAAAGACTTAACAACAGTTGGGGCTACTGCATCAGAAATTATGAATAACATCCCTTCTGTTAATGTTGACCAAGATGGTAAAATCTCATTAAGAGGTAATGAAAATGTGCGTATTCTTATTGATGGACGTCCAACAAATATCTCAGCAGATCAATTATTAAAACAAATTCCTTCTACTTCAATTAAAAGTATTGAGTTAATTACTAACCCAAGTGCTAAGTATAATCCAGAAGGAATGTCTGGTATTATTAATATTGTATTACACAAAAATACAGCTGATGGGTTCAATGGTTCTGTTGATACAGGTTTGACTATTGCAAAAACGCCTAAGACAACAAACTCATTAAACTTAAACTATAGACAAGGAAAGTTAAACTTCTTTGGTAATGGTAGTTTCAGCAGTGGGAAATATAAAAATGAAGGAGATATGGTCCGTCACGACATTTCTTCTCCAACAGAAATTAGAATGCGTTCTAAAAACAACTCTTACTTATATAAAGTAGGTGTTGACTATTATATTGATGACAACAATACTTTGTCTTTTTATACAAACCAAAGTAATGGGTCAAATGATTTAGACTTATATACATCTACTGTTTATCCTAAAGGTGATTTTGAAGATATCTTCCAAAAAACTTATTATGACGGATCAAGCAGATATAGTTCATATAACTTAGCTTACAAACATTTATTTGAGAAAAAAGGACACACATTAGACGTTGAAGTTAACTTAAACGATAACAAACGCACAAATGATGGGGACTACAACACTAAAACAGGTATAGCTAATAATCTTTACCAAGACTTTTCAGTTGACAAGAGTACAATGACAACTGTAAACGTTGACTATGTAAATCCTTTAAACGATCATACGAAACTTGAAATAGGTGCTGAAGCGAGAATTTCAAGAGCAGAGAATAATTTTAATACAACTCTTGTTGGAAAAGATATTGTTAACAATGATTACAACCAAGATATCTATTCAGCTTACGTTACTTTTGGACAAAACTATGGCAAGTTTAATTACCAAGTTGGAACAAGATTAGAAAGCTATAAAGTAGATTCTAAAACAGCAGGTAAAACAATCTTCAAAGATGATTACGTTACTTTATACCCTTCTGTTTACTTAGGATATAATATGACTGACAATGATATGTTTAACTTGAGCTATAGCCGTCGTGTAGATAGACCAAGTGTTTCTCAAACAAATCCAATCAGACAGTTCTCTACTCCATTAATGTCAATGGTCGGTAATCCAGAACTTAAACCTCAGTTTACAAACTCTATTGAGTTAAACTACACAAGAATGTTTGCTAAACAAAGTAGTATTACTGCTGGAGTTTATTACAGAAACATTAATAAAGAAATCAACCACGTGATCTACAAAGATCCGTTGAATGATAACCCAAATGCGTTATTAATGACGTATGACAACTACAAATCAAATGATGCTTATGGGTTTGAGGTTTCTGCTAATATAAAAGTTACGCCATGGTGGGATATGCAACCTGCTATTGATTTCTCAAGTATTAAACAAACTGGTGTAGTTTCAGAAATCAAAACAACAGCACAAGGAATAGAAACAGAAATGATTATGCGTTCGATTACTGCTAATGCGTTCAATGCACGTTTAAACAGTAACTTTAAAGCGACTAAGAACTTACGTTTCAACTTATTCGGATTCTATAGAGGTGGTGTAGATGGTATTACTTCAGATTCTAAAGAAATGTATAAGATAGACGCTGGAGTTAGATATTCTTTATTAAACAATAAAATGAGCATCAGTGCTCGTGTAAACGATATTTTCAATACAATGAAATATGGTTATAACTCAATCTATCCTTATCCTGCAACAGGAGAATTTAGATGGGAAAGCAGATCATTATACATTGGTGTAAACTATATGTTTGGAGGTGCTAAGAACCGTGCTTTACAAAGAAAGTACAGAGATTCTAACACGAAACAAAGTAGTGGCGGAGGTGGAGGATTATTCTAA